A stretch of the Poseidonibacter parvus genome encodes the following:
- a CDS encoding DUF4197 domain-containing protein, whose protein sequence is MKKSTIIASLILTSSLSYAFDLGSIAKGVIDNVTNETKTADSKSSTNTVNSNLDNSTVTSGLKQALKTGVTYAVENLSKDNGYLNNSLVKIPLPENLAKVETLLRSAGGDKMADNLINSMNKAATTAAPKTASIFANAIEKMSVDDAKNILAGSNNAATEYFKTNTTASLKEMIAPIIKETMKENQVASYYDMANNFYKENAKGMVESTGVMDMAKSFGVDSYLPGSSDQSIDDYVTDKAINGLFTMIAQKEAQIRTNPVAQTTSLLKQVFGN, encoded by the coding sequence ATGAAAAAAAGTACAATTATTGCATCTTTAATTTTAACTTCAAGTCTAAGTTATGCCTTTGACTTAGGAAGTATCGCAAAAGGTGTAATTGATAATGTTACAAATGAAACGAAAACAGCAGATTCAAAATCTAGTACAAATACAGTAAACTCAAATCTGGATAACTCAACTGTTACAAGTGGTTTAAAACAAGCTTTGAAAACTGGTGTTACATATGCAGTAGAGAATTTAAGTAAAGATAATGGATATTTAAATAATTCATTAGTAAAAATTCCTTTACCTGAAAATTTAGCAAAAGTTGAAACTCTTTTAAGAAGTGCAGGAGGAGATAAAATGGCAGATAATTTAATCAACTCAATGAATAAAGCAGCAACAACAGCCGCACCAAAAACTGCAAGTATATTTGCAAATGCAATTGAAAAAATGTCAGTAGATGATGCAAAAAATATTTTAGCAGGAAGTAATAATGCTGCAACAGAATATTTTAAAACAAATACAACAGCTTCATTAAAAGAAATGATTGCACCAATTATTAAAGAAACAATGAAAGAAAATCAAGTAGCATCTTACTATGATATGGCAAACAATTTTTATAAAGAAAATGCAAAAGGTATGGTTGAAAGTACTGGTGTGATGGATATGGCTAAAAGTTTTGGTGTAGATTCATATTTACCTGGAAGTTCAGATCAATCAATTGATGATTATGTAACAGATAAAGCAATTAATGGTTTATTTACTATGATTGCACAAAAAGAAGCCCAAATTAGAACTAACCCAGTTGCTCAAACTACATCACTTTTAAAACAAGTGTTTGGAAACTAA
- a CDS encoding pyridoxamine 5'-phosphate oxidase family protein, translating into MAKFTEKLSSKEIDFINEQKMFFVSTAPKNGKINISPKGLDNTFKILNEDTILWLNYFGSGNETAAHLLEDNRMTIMFCALQGDANILRLYCEAKCIQEKDDDWSEYINHFPISRAARQVFEVKIKSVNNSCGMGVPLYDFVGQRDELNDFYDNSTKEEHLAYMRRKNLISFDGKDTKLFD; encoded by the coding sequence ATGGCAAAATTCACTGAAAAATTAAGTTCTAAAGAGATTGATTTTATAAATGAGCAAAAAATGTTTTTTGTATCAACTGCTCCTAAAAATGGGAAAATAAATATTTCTCCCAAAGGCTTAGATAATACTTTTAAAATTTTAAATGAAGATACCATTTTATGGTTAAACTATTTTGGAAGTGGAAATGAAACAGCAGCACATTTATTAGAAGATAATAGAATGACTATTATGTTTTGCGCTTTACAAGGTGATGCAAATATTTTAAGATTATATTGTGAAGCTAAATGCATTCAAGAAAAAGATGATGATTGGAGTGAATATATAAATCACTTTCCAATTTCAAGAGCAGCTAGACAAGTATTTGAAGTAAAAATAAAAAGTGTAAATAACTCTTGTGGAATGGGTGTTCCTCTATATGATTTTGTTGGACAAAGAGATGAGCTAAATGATTTTTATGATAACTCTACAAAAGAAGAACACCTTGCATATATGAGAAGAAAAAACTTAATTAGTTTTGATGGAAAAGATACTAAACTATTTGATTAG
- a CDS encoding TIGR00730 family Rossman fold protein, producing MKKDQILDNKKILKDFKDAEKILKDLKNNVTIFGSARTKDVDIYAKLAQKLSKKLAKNDINIITGGGSGIMGAANKGAFKIKNIESIGLNITLPKEQTPNPYTTRSMTFNYFFSRKYMLVKYSKAIVVFPGGFGTLDELFEVLTLVQTGKLNRLKIYLVGYDYWKYLIKFFEKSLCANNMIQKEDLEIMTLTDDIKLIEKQILKLIK from the coding sequence ATGAAAAAAGATCAAATTCTTGATAATAAAAAAATACTAAAAGATTTTAAAGATGCAGAAAAGATATTAAAAGATTTAAAAAACAATGTTACTATTTTTGGGAGTGCTAGAACAAAAGATGTGGATATTTATGCAAAATTAGCACAAAAACTTTCAAAAAAATTAGCTAAAAATGATATAAATATCATAACTGGTGGTGGTTCTGGAATAATGGGTGCGGCAAATAAAGGTGCTTTTAAAATCAAAAATATTGAATCTATTGGTTTAAATATCACTCTTCCAAAAGAACAAACTCCAAATCCTTATACAACAAGAAGTATGACTTTTAATTACTTTTTTTCTAGAAAATATATGTTAGTTAAATATTCAAAAGCAATAGTCGTATTTCCTGGAGGTTTTGGTACTTTAGACGAATTATTTGAAGTATTAACACTAGTTCAAACAGGAAAATTAAATAGATTAAAAATATATTTAGTTGGTTATGATTACTGGAAATATTTAATTAAATTCTTTGAAAAATCATTATGTGCAAATAATATGATTCAAAAAGAAGATTTAGAAATTATGACTTTAACAGATGATATAAAATTAATAGAAAAACAGATACTAAAACTAATCAAATAG
- a CDS encoding cache domain-containing protein translates to MFNEKNIPRLIILSPIMTVVLIAFFTIYFFIKTQNDYFKEESIRFEKQYILKQKNVLRREVSSIINYINFQDNHNTKLSKEELKDQILRYTESISYDKNGYIWVHDTEYNLKAHPYRQNSLNENDKYLKDAVGTYMIRKQVDNALKNKEGAFIEYYWMKPNEEKPFKKLGFVKLYEKYNWVISAGLYTDDIQKTILENKKLLEKRIDKYIRLVVIISFFVVFFIGLISFIMSKKITEVIQRYQENVVRKELLLEDLNKNLEKKVQVAIVEAQKKDRAMLHQSRLARMGTMLSMIAHQWRQPLSEVSGILMELETANKFKKVDDKMINEVVADSNKLIQFMSYTIDDFRNFFKPDKKKVDFYIEDSCMEAISLISASIKNYNIKLQYNIKMNYEIYGYKREFAQVLLNLMSNAKDILNQREIKNPQINLEVDFKDGYAFVSVKDNAGGVEEEYLDLIFEPYFTTKSSAKGTGLGLYMSKMIIEKNMDGELSVKNDEDGAIFTIKIKA, encoded by the coding sequence TTGTTTAATGAAAAAAATATTCCAAGGCTTATTATTTTAAGTCCAATTATGACAGTAGTACTAATTGCTTTCTTTACTATTTATTTTTTTATCAAAACTCAAAATGATTATTTTAAAGAAGAGAGTATTAGATTTGAGAAACAGTATATCTTAAAACAAAAAAATGTACTACGAAGAGAAGTATCAAGTATTATAAACTATATAAACTTTCAAGACAATCATAATACAAAGCTAAGTAAAGAAGAATTAAAAGATCAAATTCTAAGATATACAGAAAGTATAAGTTATGATAAAAATGGTTATATTTGGGTTCATGATACAGAGTATAATTTAAAAGCACATCCCTATAGACAAAACAGTTTAAACGAGAATGATAAATATTTAAAAGATGCTGTTGGAACATATATGATTAGAAAACAAGTTGATAATGCGTTAAAGAATAAAGAGGGTGCTTTTATTGAATATTATTGGATGAAACCAAATGAAGAAAAACCTTTTAAAAAATTAGGTTTTGTAAAACTTTATGAAAAATATAATTGGGTTATTAGTGCTGGATTATATACTGATGATATTCAAAAAACGATTTTAGAAAATAAAAAACTATTAGAAAAAAGAATTGACAAATATATTAGATTAGTTGTTATTATCTCTTTTTTTGTTGTTTTCTTTATAGGTCTAATTTCTTTTATTATGTCAAAAAAAATTACTGAAGTTATTCAACGTTATCAAGAAAATGTTGTTAGAAAAGAACTACTATTAGAAGACTTAAATAAAAACTTAGAAAAGAAAGTTCAAGTAGCAATTGTTGAAGCTCAAAAAAAAGATAGAGCAATGCTTCATCAATCAAGACTTGCAAGAATGGGAACTATGCTTTCTATGATTGCTCATCAATGGAGACAACCTCTTAGTGAAGTTTCTGGAATTTTAATGGAGTTAGAAACTGCAAATAAATTTAAAAAAGTTGATGATAAGATGATAAATGAAGTAGTTGCTGATTCAAATAAACTTATACAATTTATGTCTTATACAATTGATGACTTTAGGAACTTTTTCAAACCAGATAAAAAGAAAGTTGATTTTTATATTGAAGATTCATGTATGGAAGCAATATCTTTAATTAGTGCATCTATTAAAAATTACAATATAAAGCTTCAATATAATATAAAGATGAATTATGAAATATATGGTTATAAAAGAGAGTTTGCTCAAGTTTTATTAAATTTAATGTCAAATGCAAAAGATATCTTGAATCAAAGAGAAATTAAAAATCCGCAAATAAACTTGGAAGTAGATTTTAAAGATGGCTATGCATTTGTTAGTGTTAAAGATAATGCTGGTGGGGTGGAAGAAGAATATTTAGATTTGATTTTTGAACCATATTTTACTACAAAAAGTAGTGCAAAAGGAACTGGTCTTGGACTTTATATGTCAAAAATGATTATTGAAAAAAATATGGATGGCGAATTAAGTGTAAAAAATGACGAAGACGGTGCAATTTTCACAATAAAAATAAAGGCATAA
- a CDS encoding response regulator transcription factor: MEDILNQLKNYTVLCVEDEDGIRKRLVNTLKYYFSEVYEASNGEEGYYLYYDKRPNLIISDIEMPEKNGIEMAEEIRKDDLTTTIIMLTAYSNEEYLLNLINLNINHYILKPIVSENLLNGIIKALGNKLEKKIVFAERLYFDTQKRELFYKDELIPLRKREKDFLLLLNENKDKVLVYSTIEEYIWKDKIMSTSALKTFIKELRQRLPLDLIINVHQEGYKLKNL, from the coding sequence ATGGAAGATATACTAAATCAATTAAAAAACTATACTGTTCTTTGTGTTGAAGATGAAGATGGAATTAGAAAAAGATTAGTAAATACTTTAAAATACTATTTCTCAGAAGTATATGAAGCTTCTAATGGAGAAGAAGGTTATTATTTATATTACGATAAAAGACCTAACCTTATTATATCTGATATAGAAATGCCAGAAAAAAATGGTATTGAAATGGCTGAAGAAATAAGAAAAGATGATTTAACAACAACAATAATTATGTTGACAGCTTATTCAAATGAAGAATATCTCTTAAATTTAATTAATCTAAATATTAATCACTATATTTTAAAACCTATTGTGTCAGAAAATCTATTAAATGGGATTATTAAAGCTTTAGGAAATAAGTTAGAAAAGAAAATTGTATTTGCAGAAAGACTTTATTTTGATACACAAAAAAGAGAACTTTTTTATAAAGATGAACTTATACCTTTAAGAAAGAGAGAAAAAGATTTTCTATTATTACTTAATGAAAATAAAGATAAAGTCCTAGTATATTCTACTATTGAAGAATATATATGGAAAGATAAAATAATGAGTACAAGTGCATTAAAAACATTTATAAAAGAATTAAGACAAAGATTACCTCTTGATTTAATCATTAATGTTCATCAAGAAGGCTACAAATTAAAAAACTTATAA
- a CDS encoding TRAP transporter substrate-binding protein — protein MLKKCLLLASLSSLVFAGNVKMDLNARQGSNNFHTQGVEKFASLVKDYTKGSVNITIHPGSSLVKGNPLKAVKDGTVAMADMFIPFTAGGGKVFGISALPFIAQSYEDAYKLYQISKPAYDKVAKKWNQKLLYSVTWPPSGFYGDKKLEALSDLKNFKTRTYDKNSANFANGAGGNAVALPWGEVYSALRTGMVNSVITSSSSGKDGKFWEVLTDFTKISYAYPLQAVTINLDYWNSLDASQKEAMLKAASEIEKEQWEVVRVEDKNALDTMAKNGMKISEASDALKAELSKVADKMLEEYLSDAKSDTKKIFEEYRK, from the coding sequence ATGTTAAAAAAATGTTTACTTCTAGCGTCTCTTTCAAGTTTAGTATTTGCAGGAAATGTTAAAATGGATTTAAATGCGAGACAAGGTTCAAATAACTTTCATACGCAAGGTGTTGAAAAATTTGCTTCTTTAGTAAAAGATTATACTAAAGGTAGTGTAAATATTACAATACATCCTGGTTCTTCACTTGTAAAAGGGAATCCTTTAAAAGCTGTAAAAGATGGTACTGTTGCAATGGCTGATATGTTTATACCTTTTACAGCAGGAGGAGGTAAAGTATTTGGAATTTCTGCTTTACCTTTTATTGCACAATCTTATGAAGATGCATATAAACTTTATCAAATCTCAAAACCAGCTTATGACAAAGTTGCTAAGAAATGGAATCAAAAACTACTTTATAGTGTAACTTGGCCACCATCAGGATTTTATGGAGATAAAAAACTTGAAGCTTTATCTGATTTAAAAAATTTCAAAACTAGAACTTATGATAAAAACTCTGCAAACTTTGCAAATGGTGCAGGTGGAAATGCTGTTGCCTTACCTTGGGGTGAAGTTTACTCAGCACTTAGAACAGGTATGGTTAACTCTGTAATTACATCTTCATCATCTGGAAAAGATGGTAAATTTTGGGAAGTATTAACAGATTTTACAAAAATTAGCTATGCATATCCTTTACAAGCAGTTACTATTAATCTTGACTACTGGAATTCTTTAGATGCATCTCAAAAAGAAGCAATGTTAAAAGCAGCAAGTGAAATTGAAAAAGAACAATGGGAAGTTGTACGAGTTGAAGATAAAAATGCACTGGATACAATGGCTAAAAATGGCATGAAAATATCAGAAGCTAGTGATGCATTAAAAGCTGAGTTATCTAAAGTTGCAGATAAAATGCTTGAAGAATACTTATCTGATGCTAAATCTGATACTAAAAAAATCTTTGAAGAATATAGAAAGTAA
- a CDS encoding TRAP transporter small permease subunit — translation MKAFYNFANKLSLWGAYLSSVLLISLVLLILTEIFIRYFFDMSTLIADEYSGYLYLSSIFLGLAYTFKEGAHIRINILTSRMSKKSNRFIDIFAGMITIIVLFFALYRSVLYTFDSYEMEMLSEAVSETPIYLTQLVMPLGISLFILSVIVFVIQGLKNDI, via the coding sequence ATGAAAGCTTTTTATAATTTTGCAAATAAGCTCTCTTTATGGGGGGCTTATCTTTCATCAGTTCTATTGATTTCTCTAGTATTGTTGATTTTAACTGAGATATTTATCCGATATTTCTTTGATATGTCCACATTAATAGCAGATGAATATAGCGGATATTTATATCTGTCATCAATTTTTTTAGGTTTAGCTTATACTTTTAAAGAAGGTGCGCATATTAGAATTAATATTTTGACTTCAAGAATGAGTAAAAAATCTAATAGATTTATTGATATTTTTGCAGGAATGATTACAATTATTGTTTTATTTTTTGCATTGTATAGAAGTGTTTTATACACTTTTGATTCGTATGAGATGGAAATGCTTTCTGAAGCTGTATCTGAAACACCGATCTATTTAACACAATTAGTTATGCCTTTAGGTATTTCATTATTTATTTTAAGTGTTATAGTTTTTGTTATACAAGGATTAAAAAATGATATCTGA
- a CDS encoding TRAP transporter large permease has translation MISDPLILSIVIVIIMFTFLLSSIWIGVSLILTGIIAMLIFEHNLPPTLSIFDKIGDLLASSMYDSLNSWSLAALPIFILMGEILYKSSISTRLLNGLTPWLSFIPGKLLHVNVVACSLFAAISGSSSATTATVGKITLDELQKRGYSKSLALGSLAGSGTLGFLIPPSLIMIIYGVLSNVSIGKLFMAGLLPGLLLATLYSIYIMIASRVDSSVVPVEENKYTINDYLYSLKDLFPVFTLIIVVLGSIYGGLATPTEAASLGVLGAVILATYFKSISIDILKNALLNTIKTSVMISFIIVGAGFLSHVVGFLGIARAISEFIGAMGLSPFMLIVIIGIMYVFLGMILDGISIVVMTLPIVLPIILFAGFDPLWFGIFLVFMVELSQITPPVGFSLFIIQSISGEKIEYILKATLPFFLLMIVAVVLITVFPEIVHFLPQYMTAK, from the coding sequence ATGATATCTGATCCACTAATTTTATCAATTGTTATTGTAATTATAATGTTTACATTTTTATTATCTTCAATTTGGATTGGTGTTTCTTTAATTCTAACGGGAATTATTGCAATGTTGATATTTGAACATAATCTTCCTCCAACTCTTTCAATATTTGATAAAATTGGAGACTTATTAGCTTCATCTATGTATGATTCATTAAATTCATGGTCGCTTGCAGCTTTACCTATTTTTATTCTCATGGGTGAAATATTGTATAAGTCATCAATTTCTACAAGACTTTTAAATGGTTTAACACCATGGCTTAGTTTTATTCCTGGAAAATTACTTCATGTAAATGTAGTAGCATGTTCTTTATTTGCAGCAATTTCTGGTTCAAGTTCAGCAACGACTGCAACTGTTGGAAAGATTACACTTGATGAGCTTCAAAAAAGAGGTTATTCAAAATCTTTAGCATTAGGTTCTCTTGCTGGAAGTGGTACTTTAGGGTTTTTAATTCCTCCATCACTTATTATGATTATTTATGGAGTATTATCAAATGTATCAATAGGTAAGCTATTTATGGCAGGTTTACTTCCAGGACTTTTACTTGCAACTTTGTACTCTATTTATATAATGATTGCATCAAGGGTTGATAGTAGTGTAGTTCCAGTTGAAGAAAACAAATATACTATTAATGATTATTTATACTCATTAAAAGACTTATTCCCTGTTTTTACTTTGATTATTGTCGTATTAGGTTCAATTTATGGTGGACTAGCAACTCCAACTGAAGCAGCTTCTTTAGGAGTATTAGGTGCAGTTATTCTTGCTACTTATTTTAAAAGTATATCTATTGATATACTAAAAAATGCTTTATTGAATACTATAAAAACTTCAGTGATGATTAGTTTTATTATTGTTGGAGCTGGTTTTTTATCACATGTTGTAGGTTTCTTAGGAATAGCAAGAGCTATTAGTGAGTTTATTGGAGCAATGGGACTGTCACCATTTATGTTAATTGTAATTATTGGAATAATGTATGTCTTTTTAGGAATGATTTTAGATGGTATTTCAATTGTAGTTATGACCCTACCTATTGTATTACCAATTATATTATTTGCAGGATTTGATCCTTTATGGTTTGGTATTTTTTTAGTATTTATGGTTGAGTTATCTCAAATCACACCACCTGTTGGATTCTCCTTGTTTATCATACAAAGTATAAGTGGAGAGAAAATCGAATATATATTAAAAGCAACATTACCGTTCTTTTTACTAATGATAGTTGCTGTTGTTTTAATTACAGTTTTCCCTGAAATTGTACATTTCTTGCCTCAATATATGACGGCAAAATAG
- a CDS encoding 5-oxoprolinase subunit PxpA, producing the protein MSIKLNCDMGESFGLYKIGLDEEIMPYINMANLACGFHAGDSVTMNKSVQLAKKNNVEIGAHPGYQDLVGFGRRSIACTQEEIISMLVYQVGALEAFCKMYDTKVTYVKPHGALYQDMMKDDAVFMAIVKAISSYNTNLKLMILSSPRNHEYAKMAKEYNIELLFEVFADRNYNDNGSLVSRALDNAIIKDEADVISRIKSLKEKGTLLSISGKELSLQTDVLCVHGDTNNALEFIQILRKEISA; encoded by the coding sequence ATGAGTATAAAATTAAATTGTGATATGGGTGAAAGTTTTGGACTTTACAAAATTGGACTAGATGAAGAAATTATGCCCTATATAAATATGGCAAACTTAGCGTGTGGTTTTCATGCAGGTGATAGTGTTACAATGAATAAATCTGTGCAATTAGCTAAAAAAAATAATGTTGAAATTGGTGCTCATCCTGGGTACCAAGATTTAGTTGGTTTTGGTAGAAGAAGTATTGCTTGTACCCAAGAAGAAATTATATCAATGCTTGTATATCAAGTAGGTGCGCTAGAAGCTTTTTGTAAAATGTATGATACAAAAGTTACATATGTAAAACCTCATGGTGCACTATATCAAGACATGATGAAAGATGATGCTGTATTTATGGCAATTGTAAAAGCAATATCATCTTATAATACTAACTTAAAATTAATGATATTATCAAGTCCAAGAAATCATGAATATGCAAAAATGGCAAAAGAATATAATATTGAATTATTATTTGAAGTGTTTGCAGATAGGAACTATAATGACAATGGAAGTCTTGTTTCAAGAGCTTTAGATAATGCTATAATTAAAGATGAAGCAGATGTAATTAGTAGAATTAAAAGTCTAAAGGAAAAAGGTACTCTTCTTAGTATCTCAGGTAAAGAACTATCTTTACAAACGGATGTACTTTGTGTTCATGGAGATACTAATAATGCATTAGAATTCATTCAAATACTTAGAAAGGAAATATCTGCATGA
- the pxpB gene encoding 5-oxoprolinase subunit PxpB, which yields MIFKIASVDSLTINFGNEISKEIASDVQKAYLSLKSLNIEGIIEIIPSYTTIYISYDVFKYDYSSLCKLLDNSIDLNYEDNSIKNIINIDVYYGKEVGLDLEDMSVKKNLSIKEIIQIHTQKEYDVYAIGFAPGFGFLASVDERIALPRLSSPRKSVPKGSVAIADKQTAVYPQSSPGGWNIIGRTAMELFDKSLKELSPLSVGSKVKFNSISKEEFLAQGGIL from the coding sequence ATGATATTTAAAATAGCTTCTGTTGATTCTCTTACAATAAATTTTGGAAATGAAATAAGTAAAGAAATTGCAAGTGATGTTCAAAAAGCTTATTTATCATTAAAAAGTTTGAATATTGAAGGAATAATTGAAATTATTCCTTCATATACAACTATATATATTTCATACGATGTTTTTAAATATGACTATTCTTCTTTATGTAAACTACTAGATAATAGTATAGATTTAAATTATGAAGATAATAGTATAAAAAATATTATTAACATTGATGTTTATTATGGAAAAGAAGTAGGTTTAGATTTAGAAGATATGAGTGTAAAGAAAAACCTTTCTATTAAAGAGATTATTCAAATACATACACAAAAAGAGTATGATGTTTATGCTATTGGTTTTGCACCAGGTTTCGGATTTTTAGCAAGTGTTGATGAACGAATTGCACTTCCTAGACTTTCAAGTCCAAGAAAAAGTGTTCCTAAAGGTTCAGTTGCAATTGCAGATAAGCAAACAGCTGTTTATCCTCAAAGTTCACCTGGGGGTTGGAATATTATTGGAAGAACTGCAATGGAACTATTTGATAAAAGTTTAAAAGAATTATCTCCTTTAAGTGTTGGAAGTAAAGTAAAGTTTAATTCAATAAGTAAAGAAGAATTTTTAGCTCAAGGTGGAATATTATGA
- a CDS encoding biotin-dependent carboxyltransferase family protein: MSLEVINNPILATIQDKGRFFYSHIGVSNSGVLDEYAYCYANKILSNNYGTNIIEISFSNVIFKANASTIIVVTGAKCEFFINDILCNSWQSYTIKNGDIIKIGKILEGTRVYLAVKDGFNIKKVFGSNSTTIKEGLGGINADKLKKGDILEFNSAFEQITQRLNDEYIPKYTDELVLRVILCAEVDTFEQEEKDKFFQNDYTVTNDFNRMACKLNGEKISSNINGIISEGIGFGTIQIPSDGQPIILLKERQTIGGYPRIGAVFSLDCFKLAQAKANSKIKFEEISINEAQEKLKDFYKYFIE; encoded by the coding sequence ATGAGTTTAGAAGTAATAAATAACCCAATACTAGCAACCATACAAGATAAAGGACGTTTTTTTTATTCTCATATTGGTGTTTCAAATTCAGGTGTATTAGATGAATATGCTTATTGTTATGCAAATAAAATTCTCTCAAATAATTATGGAACTAATATAATAGAAATATCTTTTTCAAACGTAATCTTTAAAGCAAATGCTTCTACTATTATTGTAGTAACAGGTGCAAAATGTGAATTTTTTATTAATGATATTTTATGTAATTCTTGGCAATCTTATACTATTAAAAATGGTGATATTATTAAAATAGGGAAAATTCTAGAAGGTACTAGAGTTTACTTAGCTGTTAAAGATGGTTTTAATATTAAAAAAGTTTTTGGAAGTAATAGTACAACTATTAAAGAAGGACTTGGAGGGATAAATGCAGATAAACTTAAAAAAGGTGATATTTTAGAATTTAATTCCGCTTTTGAACAGATTACACAAAGATTAAATGATGAATATATTCCTAAGTATACTGATGAATTAGTTTTAAGAGTAATTTTATGTGCTGAAGTTGACACTTTTGAACAAGAAGAAAAAGATAAATTTTTTCAAAATGATTATACTGTAACAAATGATTTTAATAGAATGGCTTGTAAGTTAAATGGAGAAAAAATAAGTAGTAATATTAACGGTATTATTTCTGAAGGAATAGGTTTTGGAACAATTCAAATACCAAGTGATGGGCAACCTATAATATTATTAAAAGAACGACAAACAATTGGTGGTTATCCAAGAATTGGAGCTGTATTTAGTTTAGATTGTTTTAAATTAGCGCAAGCCAAAGCAAATAGTAAAATAAAATTTGAAGAAATTAGTATAAATGAAGCTCAAGAAAAGCTAAAAGATTTTTATAAATATTTTATTGAATAA
- a CDS encoding 5-oxoprolinase subunit PxpA: MNIKLNCDMGESFGIWKMGNDQEIMPFIDMANLACGYHASDALTMNKSVALAKEYNVTIGAHPSYQDLVGFGRRSILCSLEEIKSIILYQLGALSAFCKAHGTAVSYLKPHGALYNDMMKDENILKAVLSAISSFDKNIKLMVLSTPNNEAYKHTALLYGINLLFEVFADRNYNDNGTLVSRAMPNAMINDDLELAQRIINLRDRGYIETINKEKLFIEANTICVHGDNKNALGFIKLLKKSLN, translated from the coding sequence ATGAATATTAAATTAAATTGCGACATGGGCGAGAGTTTTGGTATTTGGAAAATGGGAAATGATCAAGAAATAATGCCTTTTATTGATATGGCAAACCTTGCTTGCGGATATCATGCAAGTGATGCTTTAACTATGAATAAATCAGTAGCCCTTGCAAAAGAATATAATGTTACAATTGGAGCACACCCCTCTTACCAAGATTTAGTAGGTTTTGGTAGACGTTCAATACTTTGTTCACTTGAAGAAATTAAATCTATTATTCTTTATCAGTTAGGTGCTTTATCAGCTTTTTGTAAAGCACATGGAACTGCTGTTTCTTATTTAAAACCTCATGGTGCATTGTATAATGATATGATGAAAGATGAAAATATTTTAAAAGCAGTCTTAAGTGCAATCTCTTCTTTTGATAAAAATATCAAATTAATGGTTCTTTCAACTCCTAATAATGAAGCTTATAAACATACTGCACTTTTATATGGAATAAACTTACTTTTCGAAGTTTTTGCAGATAGAAACTATAATGATAATGGTACTTTAGTTTCAAGAGCAATGCCTAATGCGATGATTAATGATGATTTAGAACTAGCACAAAGAATTATAAACTTGCGAGATAGAGGATATATAGAAACAATAAATAAAGAAAAACTTTTTATTGAAGCGAATACTATTTGTGTGCATGGCGATAACAAAAATGCATTAGGTTTTATTAAACTACTAAAAAAATCTCTTAATTAA